The genomic interval GCCAGCATGTACAGGCAGCCGGCGCGCACCAGCCACTGGCTCACCAGGGTCTGCCAGGCGGGCGTTACCTGCGCGTCGACGATGACGATGACGCGCGTCGGCACGTCGATCAGCGCGGGCGGCGGCGTTTCCGGCACCGGTGCAGGTAGCCGGTGGCGGGCGAGGCGAGGGGTGTGGCGCAGGTGGCTCGCATGGCGCGCACTCCGGGGCAGGCTGCCACTTTAGCGGCAGGCGTTGGCGCGCGCCAGCGACCGGGCGATCGAACAGGTAACAGCGAGCAGGGTGCCCGGCAAAGCGGATTTCATCATGCGCGAACCTCTGGAATTGGCAAACCTTGGCTTGATTTTACTGCTTGGAAACGCGCGAAAATTCACCAATTGTTTCATCTGCTTATGCAAAAAGGGTGTTGTGCGATACAAACCTGCCCCTTTCGAAACATTGCGTTACGAGAAATCGTTACCGTTCGGGGGTTAATTTGCGGCAAGTCCGTGCGACAATCCCTGTTGCTTAACACTCAGCATTCGCACGCCATCCATGCCGCATACACACCGTTCGCCGTCCCCGTCGCTTCGCGCTATCCCCCTGCTGCGCCCCTTGCCCTGCGCCGTTCTTGGCGCGCTGTTTTTGTCGGGCGCCGCATTGGCGCAGGAGGCGCCCGCTTCGGCGGTAGCGCCGGTGGCTCCGCAGAACCGGACGCCCGTATGCGCAGCGGCCGCCAGTTCGGGGCCTGGGCAGGCCACGACGACGGAGTGCGCCGCTGCCGCCACCCCGGCGGCGACAGCGGCCAACCCGGCGCCTGCCGCACCCGTCTCCACGGCAGCCACCCCGGCGCAACCCCGGGGCTCGCCCGACGGGCAGCCGGTGAACACGGTGTCGGTGACCGCCCAGCGGAGCGGCAACCGCACCGACCGCCAGGTCTATGACGTCAAGGCCGATCCGGCCACCGTGAGCGATACCGTCGCCGATACCCTCAACAAGGTGCCCTCGGTGGCGGTCGATGCCGATGGCGCCGTCACCCTGCGCGGCAAGACCAATGTCCAGATCTACGTCGACGGCAAGCCCTCGGCCATGATGCAGGGCGAGAACCGCGCCATGGCGATCAGTTCGATGCCGGCGGGGGACCTCGATTCGGTCGAGGTCATCAACAATCCGGGCGCCCAGTTCGGCAACGAGGGCGGCGGCGGTCCCATCATCAACCTGGTGATGCGGCGCGAGCGCCGGCCGGGCGGTTTCGGCAGCGTGACCGCCATCGCCGGCAGCGGCGGGCGGGCGGGCGTGAATGCCGCGGGCAGCTACACGACCGGGCGCATGAGCATCCAGGGCGGCGGCTACATCCGCAAGGAAGAGCGCCACGGCACCGGCGAAACCCGGCGCGAGCGCATCGATCCGCTGACCGGTGCGCGTGTGCACACAGCAGCCAGGACACCTCCAGCGACGCGCGCCAGCAGACGGCCAGCCTGCAGGGCATGGTCAGCTACAACCTGGGCGACAAGGATGTGCTGGCCGCCGGCGCCAACTTCATGTCGCAATCGACCGAGGGCGTCTCGAGCGAGCGCTACCTCGGCACCAATACGGCCGGCCTGGTCGACAGCGACTATCTGCGTACCGGGGCGCGCGACGGGCGCAACCGCAATTACGGCGTCAGCGCACGCCTCGACCACAAGGGCGACGCGCCCAACGAAGTCATGAAATTCGACCTGCGCCTGTCCGGTGCGAGGATTGAGGGCGACGCGCGCTACGCCACCGACTACACGGTGCGCCCGCTGCGCGCGCAAGCCCCGCGCAGCCGCCTGGACAACCTGTCCGAGAACCGCATCGCCGACTTCACCGGCGACTATGAACTGCCGGGCGAGCACGGCACCTTCAGGGCCGGCTACAAGCTGGCGCGTACCAGCAATGTCTTCGACAACGCCTACTTCGACATCGACGCGCCGGGTGGGGCCGAACGCAGCAACACGGCACGCACCAACCGCTTCGAGCTCGACGAGACGACGGCCGCACTGTACGCCTCCTACCAGTGGCGCATCGACCGCGCGTGGAGCGTGAGCGGCGGCCTGCGCACCGAATACACCGACGTCGACATGTTCCAGGCGACGACGAACGTTCGCGCCGGCAACCACTACCTCGATGCGATCCCGAGCGCCTTCGTGACCTATGGCTGGTCGGACGACACCACGATCCGCCTGAACTATGCCAAGCGCATCCGTCGTCCGGGCGCGGGCGACCTGAACCCCTTCGTGGTCTATGTCGACGAGTTCAACGTTTCATCGGGCAACCCGAGCCTGCAGCCGAGCGATTCCCATTCGCTCGAGCTGGGCCTCGAGACCAAGCTCGGCAAGGTGGACACGACGGTGCGCCTGTACGGACGGCGCGAGACCGACCTGATCTCCGAGCGCCGCATTTTCATCGCCGACAACGTCCTGCTGACCACGCGCGAGAATGCCGGCAGCAGCCGCTCCGGCGGCCTGGAGTTCACGCTGGGCGGCAAGGCCACCGAAAAGCTCAACATCAGCGCCAGCGGCAACGTCGGCCATGCCGAACAGACGGTGCTGGGCAGGCAGGGCGATGCCACGCGCAGCGCGACCTCGATTACCGGGCGCGCACGCATCGCTTACCAGTACAACCGCGAGAACAACTTCAACCTGTCGCTCAACGCCCAGGGCAAGACCCTGTTCGGCGAAGGTTACCGCCAGCCGAGCTATACCGCCGACATCGGCTACCGCCGTAGCGTGACGCCGACATTGAGCCTGGTGGTCAACGTCAGCGACCTGTTCGATTCGCAGAAAACCGAAATCATCACCGAGACCGACCGCCTGCGCGAGTACAGCATCCGGCGCCCCGACGGCCGCCGCGTGATGGTTGCCCTGAGTTACCGCTTCGGCGGTTTCAGCGCCGGCGCAGGGCGTCCGGGCGGTCCTGGTGGACCGGGCATGCGTGACCCCGGTGGTCCGGATGGTCCCCGCAGCCCTGGCGGCATGGGGGGCATAGGTCCGATGGGCGGTGCGGGCGGGCCGGGAGGCTGAACCGGCGGCGGGCGGGCGGCCATCCCGCCCGCGGCCAGGGGCGCGCACGTTTCCTGAAATCTAGAAAACCTGCCCTTGTGATAGCATCGCCGAGTTCGTTGCCTCAATGGCATCTTTGTACTCGTCACCATGGCCAAATCGATCCAGTTCGCGCAGGGCAGAAGCAAGGCGGTCTTGCAAGACCTTGCCGCGCGCCTGCGCCGGGACGTTTCCGGCTGGGGAGGGCAGTCGTCGCCGGGCGCGGACCCGAGCGGATGCAGGCGGCGATGCTGCTGTCGCTGCTCGTGCATGGCTTGCTGCTGAGTATTTCCATCGGCGGCCAGGCCTTCGGGCTGCCCGGCATGCATTTTCCCAGGAAGAGCGGCGCACGGGAGCGAACGAGTTGCGCATCCAGCTGGCGCCGGCCGTGCCGAAAGCCGCGCCCGCTGCGGCGGCGCCTGCACCTTCCGTTACGCCAGCGCCGCATCGAAATGACGTCAAGGCGGCGCCCGCGCCGCGCCCACGCACGGCGCCTCCTCCTGTACCAGTCAAACCTGCCGCGGTGGCCGAACCGGTCGCGCCTGTGGTGCCTGTGGCATCGGTCGCGCCCCTTCCAACGCCGGTGTCCACCGCGGAGCTATTGAAGGCGGCGCCCGGCTTCGTGGCAGGCCAGCAGGCGTCCGGGGAGGATGCCGAAGTAGGCAAGGCGGCAGCGCGGGAGGACGGCGCGCGGGCACGTGAACAGGAACGCGTCGAGAAAAAGGCGGCAGAGCGCAGGCGCCAGGCGGAACTGCTTGACGCCCAGCGCGAAGCGGCACGCCAGAAGCGCGAGCGCGCGGAGTCCGTCCGCGCCGAGCAGGAAGCCAGGAAAGAAACCGAGCGCCAGGAACTGGCCCGTGAGGCGCTGAAGCAGGAAGCGCTGAAACAGGATGCCTTGAAACAGGAAGCGCTGAAACAGGAAGCCTTGAAACAGGAAACGTTGAAGCAGGAGCAGGCGAGGCTGGCCGAGCAGCAGGAGGCGGCCCGCCAGGAGCAGCAGCGCCTCGACACCCTGCAGCTGGAAGCAACGCGCAAGGAAGCAGCACGGTTGGAGGCGGCACGCCAGGAACAGCTGCGCCAGGATGCTGCCCGCGCCGCGGAAGCAGCCGGAACCGAAACGGCGCGCGTGGAAGCGGAGCGCCAGCAAGGCCTGGCGCGCGAAGCGCTGCGGAGCGAGCAGGCGAAACAGGAACAGGCAAGGCAGGAACAGGCAAGGCTTGCCGAACTGACGCAAGCGGAAGCGGCCCGTCAGGAGAAGGCACGCGAGGAAGCAGCACGTCAGGAGACAGCGCGCCAGGAAGCAGCACGCCAGGACGCAGCACGCCAGGACGCAGCACGCCAGGACGCAGCACGCCAGGAAGCAGCACGCCAGGAAGCAGCACGCCAGGAAGCAGCACGCCAGGAAGCAATACGCCAGGAAGCAATACGTCAGGAAGCAGCACGCCGGGAAGCAACACGTCAGGAAGCGGCACGTCAGGAAGCGGCACGCCAGGAAGCAGCACGCCAGGAAGCAACACGTCAGGAAGCGGCACGCCAGGAAGTGGCACGTCAGGAGGCAGCCCGTCAGGAAGCGGCACGTCAGGAAGCAGTCCGCCAGGAAGCGGCACGTCAGGAAGCAACCCGTCAGGAAGCGGCACGCCAGGAAGCAGCCCGCCAGGAAGCGGCACGTCAGGAAGCGGCACGCCAGGAAACGGCACGTCAGGAAGCAGCCCGTCAGGAAGCAGCCCGCCAGGAAGCAGCCCGTCAGGAAGCGGCACGTCAGGAGGCCGCTCGTCAGGAAGCGGCACGTCAGGAAGCGGCACGTCAGGAAGCGGCACGTCAGGAAGCAGCCCGCCAGGAAGCGGCACGTCAGGAAGCAGCGCGCCAGGAAGCAGCCCGCCAGGAAGCAGCCCGCCAGGAAGCAGCGCGCCAGGAAGCGGCGCGTCAGGAACGCGCCGCCCAGGAGGCACAGCGCGAGGAGCGCCTGCGCGCAATTGGCAAGCAGCTCGACGAGGAGGCAAACAAGCGCGACGCCGCCAAGCTGCCGCCCACGACCAGCAGCCTGCGCCGCGGCTGGATGTTCGGCCGCGCCGACCCGAACGCCGAACTGGTCCAGTACGCGGCGGCGATGAGCCGCAAGATCGAAATGAACATGACCTTCGATACGGTGCGCGAACTGGTCAAGCAGACCCACGCCCAGCCGGTCGTGACGGTGGCCGTACGCGCCGACGGCTCGGTGGAGAAAGTGACTTTCGTCGTTTCCAGCGGCCTGCCCGCGCTCGATGAAGCGATCCGGCAAGTCGTGGCCAGCCAGGCGCCGTACGGGCGCTTCCCGCCGGCGCTTGCCAATCAGTACGACGTGGTCGAGATCCGCCGCACCTGGATCTTCGACATGGCGATCCGCCTCGAGTAAGCGGGAACGCGGCGCGGCGATGCCGCGACAGGGCAGCGCCGGCGGCTGGCTGATATTGCTTTAGCAACATTTGTATGTCAGCATGCTGGATCATTCCCTGGAAGCCCGTTCATGTCCCACATTACCCGCCTTGCCCTGTCGCTGGCGCTGGCAGGCAGCGCCGCTTTTGCCTGCGCCCAGAGCACCGAGCCGGAGCGTCCGGCCACGACTTTCCCCTATACCCCCGGTCTCGACGTCAACTCGATGGACAAGAGCGCCGACCCCTGCGTCGACTTCTACCAGTACGCCTGCGGCGGCTGGCTGAAGAACAACCCGGTGCCGGCCGACCAGGCTCGCTGGTCGGTGTACAGCAAGCTGGCGCAGGACAACCAGCGCTACCTGTGGGGCATCCTCGAAGGCCTGGCGCAGCAGAAGGCGGGGCGCAACGCCACCCAGCAGAAGATCGGCGATTATTTCGCTGCCTGCATGGACGAAGGCGCCATCGCCAAACGGGGCGGCGAACCGCTGGCGCCCTGGCTGCAGCAGATCGACGCGATGCGCTCGAGGAGCGAGCTGCCGCGCGTGCTCGCGGCCTTGCAACTGACCATGTCGAACACCGATTTCTTCTTTGGCTTCACGTCCAGCCAGGACTTCGCCGATTCCACCCGCGTCATCGCCTTTGCCAGCGCCGGCGGCCTGGGCCTGCCCGAGCGCGACTACTACCTGAAAACCGACAAGCGCTCGAAGGAAATCCGCGCCAAATATGTCGCCCACCTGGCAACCATGTTCGGCCTGATCGGCGAGGATCGGGGCAAGGCCCGGCGTTCGGCGGCAAGCGTGATGCGCATCGAGACGGCGCTGGCGCGGGCCTCGCTCGCTCCCGTCGAGAAGCGCGATCCCTATAAACTGTTCCACAAGACCGACCTGAAAGGTCTGCAGGCACACACCCGCGGCTTCGACTGGAAGCCTTTCCTTGCCGAGCTTGGCCAGCCGGACCTGAACAGCTTCAATGTCACCGAGCCAAAGTTCCTGCGCGCCTTTGCCGGGCAACTGCGCACGAAGAGCCTGGCCGACATCAAGACGTATTTGCGTGCGCATGTCCTGACGACGATGGCG from Massilia sp. Se16.2.3 carries:
- a CDS encoding outer membrane beta-barrel family protein encodes the protein MRTGARDGRNRNYGVSARLDHKGDAPNEVMKFDLRLSGARIEGDARYATDYTVRPLRAQAPRSRLDNLSENRIADFTGDYELPGEHGTFRAGYKLARTSNVFDNAYFDIDAPGGAERSNTARTNRFELDETTAALYASYQWRIDRAWSVSGGLRTEYTDVDMFQATTNVRAGNHYLDAIPSAFVTYGWSDDTTIRLNYAKRIRRPGAGDLNPFVVYVDEFNVSSGNPSLQPSDSHSLELGLETKLGKVDTTVRLYGRRETDLISERRIFIADNVLLTTRENAGSSRSGGLEFTLGGKATEKLNISASGNVGHAEQTVLGRQGDATRSATSITGRARIAYQYNRENNFNLSLNAQGKTLFGEGYRQPSYTADIGYRRSVTPTLSLVVNVSDLFDSQKTEIITETDRLREYSIRRPDGRRVMVALSYRFGGFSAGAGRPGGPGGPGMRDPGGPDGPRSPGGMGGIGPMGGAGGPGG
- a CDS encoding histone H1-like repetitive region-containing protein, which produces MSTAELLKAAPGFVAGQQASGEDAEVGKAAAREDGARAREQERVEKKAAERRRQAELLDAQREAARQKRERAESVRAEQEARKETERQELAREALKQEALKQDALKQEALKQEALKQETLKQEQARLAEQQEAARQEQQRLDTLQLEATRKEAARLEAARQEQLRQDAARAAEAAGTETARVEAERQQGLAREALRSEQAKQEQARQEQARLAELTQAEAARQEKAREEAARQETARQEAARQDAARQDAARQDAARQEAARQEAARQEAARQEAIRQEAIRQEAARREATRQEAARQEAARQEAARQEATRQEAARQEVARQEAARQEAARQEAVRQEAARQEATRQEAARQEAARQEAARQEAARQETARQEAARQEAARQEAARQEAARQEAARQEAARQEAARQEAARQEAARQEAARQEAARQEAARQEAARQEAARQEAARQERAAQEAQREERLRAIGKQLDEEANKRDAAKLPPTTSSLRRGWMFGRADPNAELVQYAAAMSRKIEMNMTFDTVRELVKQTHAQPVVTVAVRADGSVEKVTFVVSSGLPALDEAIRQVVASQAPYGRFPPALANQYDVVEIRRTWIFDMAIRLE
- a CDS encoding TonB-dependent receptor plug domain-containing protein produces the protein MPCAVLGALFLSGAALAQEAPASAVAPVAPQNRTPVCAAAASSGPGQATTTECAAAATPAATAANPAPAAPVSTAATPAQPRGSPDGQPVNTVSVTAQRSGNRTDRQVYDVKADPATVSDTVADTLNKVPSVAVDADGAVTLRGKTNVQIYVDGKPSAMMQGENRAMAISSMPAGDLDSVEVINNPGAQFGNEGGGGPIINLVMRRERRPGGFGSVTAIAGSGGRAGVNAAGSYTTGRMSIQGGGYIRKEERHGTGETRRERIDPLTGARVHTAARTPPATRASRRPACRAWSATTWATRMCWPPAPTSCRNRPRASRASATSAPIRPAWSTATICVPGRATGATAITASAHASTTRATRPTKS